A window of Camelina sativa cultivar DH55 unplaced genomic scaffold, Cs unpScaffold09924, whole genome shotgun sequence genomic DNA:
CCCTTGTTTCCGATGACCCTACTTCTACTTCTCGCCGTTCCCTCCGCACCTACTCCTGGGGTGGCCCCGCTTGGGAGAAACGCGTCCGATCCTCCGCCCGTCTCCGCTCCCGCCGCGGTTTCTCTGTTCTCGTCACCGGCGCCGCCGGTTTCGTCGGTACCCATGTCTCCTCCGCTCTCAAACGCCGCGGTGACGGCGTCCTCGGTCTCGACAACTTCAACGATTACTACGATCCCTCC
This region includes:
- the LOC109131964 gene encoding UDP-glucuronate 4-epimerase 3-like — translated: MKHLDDIPSTPGKFKPYFHRTRWQSSVAKLAFWSLVFVGLIFIFFYRSPLVSDDPTSTSRRSLRTYSWGGPAWEKRVRSSARLRSRRGFSVLVTGAAGFVGTHVSSALKRRGDGVLGLDNFNDYYDPSL